Proteins from a genomic interval of Fimbriimonadia bacterium:
- a CDS encoding DUF2089 domain-containing protein: protein MHKQPSKCPVCDGAFHISELTCDVCHSVLRGEFAPSRFERLDKDQANFLEVFLRCRGVLNSVERELGISYPTVRSRLDALLEALGLTPASAQESDVRPAEKAKARLEILDKLEKGEIAPDEAAAALRNLK, encoded by the coding sequence ATGCACAAGCAACCCAGCAAGTGCCCGGTGTGCGACGGGGCCTTTCATATTTCGGAACTGACATGTGACGTCTGCCACTCCGTGCTGCGAGGCGAGTTCGCGCCGTCTCGATTCGAGCGACTGGACAAGGACCAGGCCAACTTTTTGGAGGTGTTCCTTCGCTGCCGAGGCGTGCTGAACAGCGTCGAGCGAGAACTCGGGATTTCCTATCCCACCGTGCGCTCGCGTCTGGACGCCCTACTCGAGGCGTTGGGTCTGACGCCCGCGTCTGCACAGGAATCCGATGTGCGCCCCGCCGAGAAGGCCAAAGCTCGGCTGGAGATCCTCGACAAGTTGGAAAAGGGCGAGATCGCCCCGGACGAAGCAGCGGCCGCGCTGCGCAACCTGAAATAG
- a CDS encoding DUF4097 family beta strand repeat protein, which produces MREEIQRITQMVQDGKLTPEEASDLIEAITAGSRTERAEGEEREEGARRDTFDELFKAVDRVTRDAMERVNWPEIAEKIRSATRTGWDRIKTDLEQVGRGDWKNLFGRHTEEKKQELELDIEPGATLRFDLPNGDVKVIGGSSDPKVVARAEIRGKDEEETRRRADAWTLLLEQTGDEAVLKIPGQGSGTVHTDLEVYVPAGVKLDVKTASGDVEIRNTRAAVKLTTHSGNCSISGAADRLTVVATSGDVSVKEFDGTQMTVETRSGDISLNEVHANINVRTASGDLSLNKVTGDAISAEAISGDVDVVFAEPFDGACNLRAVNGDIHIAAPDGSSCRVILSSISGEVSSGVSLRDEIRSEKRLTGTLGDGDGSLDASAISGDVSLEMKSSA; this is translated from the coding sequence ATGCGTGAAGAGATACAGCGTATCACGCAGATGGTCCAAGATGGCAAGCTGACCCCCGAAGAGGCGAGCGACCTCATTGAGGCCATCACCGCCGGCTCACGAACCGAGCGCGCCGAAGGAGAAGAGCGAGAGGAAGGGGCTCGCCGCGACACGTTCGACGAACTGTTCAAAGCCGTGGATCGCGTGACCCGTGACGCGATGGAGAGGGTCAACTGGCCCGAAATCGCTGAGAAGATCCGCAGCGCCACGCGTACCGGTTGGGACCGCATCAAGACGGACCTGGAGCAAGTGGGCCGCGGCGACTGGAAGAACCTCTTCGGCCGCCACACCGAGGAGAAGAAGCAGGAACTGGAACTGGACATAGAGCCCGGCGCCACCCTGCGCTTCGATCTGCCAAACGGCGACGTGAAGGTGATCGGAGGCTCCTCCGATCCGAAGGTGGTTGCGCGCGCCGAGATCCGCGGCAAAGACGAAGAGGAAACGCGCAGGCGGGCCGATGCTTGGACACTGCTGTTGGAGCAGACCGGCGACGAAGCCGTGCTGAAAATCCCCGGACAGGGTTCCGGCACCGTGCACACCGATCTCGAGGTGTATGTGCCCGCGGGCGTCAAGCTAGACGTGAAGACTGCCTCGGGCGATGTCGAAATCCGCAACACGCGTGCCGCCGTGAAGCTCACCACACACAGTGGAAATTGCTCCATCAGTGGCGCAGCTGATAGGCTGACTGTGGTCGCCACCTCGGGCGATGTGTCCGTCAAAGAGTTCGATGGCACGCAGATGACGGTGGAGACGCGCTCGGGCGATATCAGCCTGAACGAAGTGCACGCCAACATCAATGTGCGCACGGCCAGCGGCGACCTTTCGCTGAACAAGGTGACGGGCGATGCAATCTCGGCGGAGGCGATCAGCGGCGACGTGGACGTGGTGTTCGCAGAACCGTTCGACGGCGCGTGCAACCTGCGGGCCGTGAACGGGGACATTCACATCGCTGCGCCCGATGGGTCGTCCTGCCGGGTGATTCTGTCTTCTATCAGCGGCGAGGTATCCAGCGGCGTGTCGCTGCGGGACGAGATTCGGTCCGAGAAACGCCTGACCGGCACGCTGGGCGACGGCGACGGCTCACTGGACGCCAGCGCCATTAGCGGCGACGTCTCGCTGGAGATGAAGTCGTCGGCGTAG
- the tdh gene encoding L-threonine 3-dehydrogenase, translating into MGAEGEPIRVKAIAKTQPAPGCDLIDVPEPSVTPGTVKVRVQRTSICGTDYHIWKWDPWAAGRIRPPRVIGHEWCGIVEEVGEGVERVRVGDFVAGESHIVCGECVQCRAGQGHVCANTRIIGVDIDGCFAPWLVVPEANARVTDTTVPPEVATVQDPLGNAVHTTLAGPIEGRSVLVLGMGPIGLFSVAIAKACGSGKVIVTEVSDYRLAMAEAVGADLLLNPTRDDVVKQVYDATGGVGVDVALEMSGHPQAFEQAVECTRAGGRISMLGIFPMNLTVDMDKVIFKGLELQGIVGRRLWETWDQMGELLSSGRLDIRSVITHHLHYTEFDKAMELITKGECGKVVFTVD; encoded by the coding sequence ATGGGTGCAGAAGGAGAACCGATCCGCGTGAAAGCCATTGCCAAAACGCAGCCCGCCCCCGGCTGCGACCTTATTGATGTCCCCGAGCCCTCCGTCACCCCTGGCACAGTCAAGGTCCGAGTTCAGAGAACGAGCATCTGCGGGACCGACTATCACATCTGGAAGTGGGACCCCTGGGCCGCCGGTCGCATCCGCCCTCCACGCGTAATCGGCCACGAGTGGTGTGGCATCGTCGAGGAGGTCGGCGAGGGTGTGGAGCGCGTTCGCGTAGGCGACTTCGTTGCGGGAGAGTCGCACATCGTGTGTGGTGAGTGCGTGCAGTGTCGGGCGGGGCAAGGGCACGTGTGCGCTAACACGCGCATCATCGGGGTGGACATCGATGGGTGCTTCGCGCCCTGGCTGGTAGTGCCGGAGGCCAACGCGCGGGTTACCGATACCACCGTGCCACCCGAGGTGGCTACCGTGCAGGACCCTCTCGGCAACGCGGTGCATACCACTCTGGCTGGACCGATCGAAGGACGCAGCGTGCTCGTTCTCGGCATGGGACCCATCGGCCTCTTCTCCGTGGCGATTGCTAAAGCCTGTGGCAGCGGTAAGGTCATCGTCACGGAAGTTAGTGACTATCGGCTAGCGATGGCAGAAGCAGTGGGTGCTGACCTGCTCCTGAACCCAACAAGAGATGACGTAGTGAAGCAGGTGTACGATGCCACGGGCGGCGTCGGCGTGGACGTCGCACTGGAGATGTCGGGGCACCCGCAGGCATTCGAGCAGGCGGTGGAGTGTACGCGTGCGGGCGGCCGCATCAGCATGCTCGGCATCTTCCCCATGAACCTGACAGTGGACATGGACAAGGTGATCTTCAAGGGGTTGGAACTGCAAGGTATCGTGGGGCGCAGGCTGTGGGAGACTTGGGACCAAATGGGCGAGCTTCTATCATCGGGCAGGCTCGATATCCGCTCGGTGATCACTCACCACCTGCACTACACCGAGTTCGACAAAGCGATGGAGCTCATCACGAAGGGCGAGTGCGGCAAGGTCGTCTTCACCGTTGACTAA
- a CDS encoding 4Fe-4S dicluster domain-containing protein, with the protein MGAGALAAALGATSVVKAASSITNTASSVRTKRRYGMVIDVLRCVGCRSCVAACKMENRTPPGVAYNKVTETYLGKMRNDRPVFLTQPCFHCEKPACLPVCPVKPKAATYKRAVDGIVVVDYDLCIGCQACVEACPYGARSFDEGDNYIVFESSEVFARVPSPEYDQYRLRKEDEPPIYTARKCTFCLHLQDENGMYSKKEGRWPACAKTCTGHAIHFGDFNDPDSEVSRLLMSGRKRVRLHESLGLEPNVYYLL; encoded by the coding sequence ATGGGAGCCGGAGCCCTTGCGGCGGCGCTCGGCGCGACCTCTGTCGTCAAGGCTGCTTCTAGCATCACCAACACTGCGTCATCCGTTCGCACGAAGCGACGCTACGGCATGGTGATAGATGTGCTTCGTTGCGTGGGGTGTCGGTCTTGTGTCGCGGCGTGCAAGATGGAAAACAGGACGCCACCTGGTGTGGCATACAACAAGGTGACGGAGACTTACTTGGGCAAGATGCGTAATGACAGGCCTGTCTTCCTGACGCAGCCGTGCTTTCACTGTGAGAAGCCGGCGTGCTTGCCGGTGTGCCCCGTAAAACCCAAGGCTGCCACGTACAAGCGGGCGGTGGACGGGATCGTGGTCGTGGACTACGATCTATGTATCGGCTGTCAGGCGTGCGTGGAAGCATGCCCGTATGGGGCGAGGTCGTTCGACGAAGGCGACAACTACATCGTTTTCGAGTCGAGCGAGGTGTTCGCACGCGTGCCTTCACCCGAGTACGATCAGTATCGGCTGCGCAAGGAAGACGAGCCACCGATCTACACTGCGCGCAAGTGCACGTTCTGCTTGCATCTTCAGGATGAGAACGGCATGTACTCCAAGAAGGAAGGGCGGTGGCCGGCTTGTGCCAAGACCTGCACCGGTCACGCCATCCACTTCGGCGATTTCAACGATCCGGACAGCGAGGTATCGAGGCTCCTCATGTCCGGCCGAAAGAGGGTGCGACTCCATGAGTCACTCGGTCTCGAGCCGAATGTCTACTACCTGCTGTAA